GCCTGGAATCGCCGGCGATGGTCTTTACCGGGGAACGGGATTCCCATGAAGTGGTCCTGGAAAATCGGAGAATACGCGGGCATCGGGGTCTACATCCATGCGACCTTCCTGCTGATCATCGGCTATTTCGCCATTGTCCACTGGAAGGCGGGAGGGCCCGGAGCGGCCCTGTCGGGAGTCCTCTTCATTCTTGCCCTGTTCGTCTGCATCGTGCTTCACGAGTTCGGTCACGCCCTGACCGCCCGCAGGTACGGGATCGCCACCCGGGATATCACGCTCCTGCCCATCGGGGGAGTGGCCCGCCTGGAGCGGATGCCGGAGGACCCCTGGCAGGAACTTTGGGTGGCGTTGGCCGGCCCGGCCGTCAACATCGTCATTTCGTTGGCGCTGGCCGCGGTGCTGACGGTAACCGATCAGTGGGGGGCTCTGGATCGTATCGCCTTCGATCAACTCACTTTCGGTTCGTTTCTGCCGATTCTGATGGCGGTCAACCTCATTCTGGCCGGTTTCAACATGCTGCCGGCCTTCCCTATGGACGGCGGCAGGGTGTTGCGGGCCCTGCTGGCCATGAGGATGGACTACCTGCGGGCCACCCAGATCGCCTCCGGCCTCGGTCAGGGCATGGCCTTTCTGTTTGGATTCATCGGACTCTATTCCTGGAATCCTTTCCTGTTGTTCGTGGCCCTGTTCGTCTGGATGGGAGCCCAGCAGGAAGCATCCCTGGTGGGGATGAGGTCGGCCATGGGCGGGATTCCGGTAAGCCATTCCATGGTCACCAAGTTTCGCACGCTTTCTCCCTACGACTCCCTGGGCCAGGCAGTGGACGAGATTCTGGCCGGCTCTCAGCAGGACTTTCCGGTGGTTGAGAGCGACCGGGTGGTAGGAGTCCTGACACGATCCGACCTGCTGGTCGCCTTGGCCAAGCAGGGCTTGAGCACCCCGGTGTCCTCGGTAATGCGGCGGGATTTTCAAATGGTGGAGGCCACCGAAATGCTGGAGCTGGCTTTTGCCCGTCTGCAAAAGTGCAAGTGCCGCACCATGCCCGTGATCCGAAACGGTCGCCTGTCGGGTCTGTTGACCATGGAGAACGTGGGTGAGTTTCTCAGCATTCATTCCGCCCTGAACCAGGCCAAGCGAGGACTCAAGCACAGCGTCTTCGAATCCTGATTCAACGGCCTGCCCTGACCGGATTTGCTTCCATTCCTGTTTCCGCTCCCTGCAGGATAGCCTCGAAGAATTCGTTCAGGTGGAAGCCGCCGCCCCGCACGGGCACGCCCAGTCGTTCTTCCAGGTCCGCCCGCACCCAGTCGTCCAGAAACAGGCCGTCTTCCCCCGTCATGGATTCGGAGGGAATGACGACGAAGTCTCCGTGAACCCGGCCGTTCAGGCAGGCGAAAATGTCCGACCCCGTCAGCAACCCCGCCACGGTGATCCCGCCGCCGAAGTAGCGGTTTTCCACCAGCTCGCACCGCAGGTCGGTTCCCAGAGCGGCGTTCATTCTTTCAATACAGTTCTTCAGGATCGGATGAAAGATCCTGCCGGTCGCAACCGTCCCGCGAATCGAGGCCGTGGGCGGCTCCCACCGGTTTTCCATCTCCCGGTGGAACTCGTCCAGAAAGGTCCGCACCATGCCCACCCCGTTCTCGACCAGGGGGAAATCGCCGTAGTGGGAACGGGGCGGAATGGCCTGCGAGGCCATGATGAAGAACTCGTCTCCCAGAAAGCAGAACGGGGTGCCGTGGGACTCCCGAATGCGCTCCTGGATGGCGGAGACATGGGCAATGGTCTTGCGGGCATAGTCGGCGTCGACCGGCGTCAATCGGGGCAACCCCTGGCGGTGGTCCGTCAGTCCGACCGGGACGATCGACAGGGTCATCACCTGGGGATAAAACTCCAGCAGATCGGCGATGCTTCTTTCCAGGTGGGCTCCGTCGTTGATCCCCGGCATCAACACGATCTGGGTGTGCAGCCGGATGCCGCCCTGAATGAGGCGTCGCATGTTTCCCAAAAGGTCGTCGGGCTTGCGGTTCTGCAGCAGATATTGGCGCAGCCCGGGTTCGGTGGCGTGGACGGAAACATAGAGGGGTGAGAGCCGCTGCTCGAATATCCGCTGAAAGTCCTTTTCGGAGAGGTTGGTGAGGGTCAGGTAGTGGCCGAACAGGAATGAGAGCCGGAAGTCCTCGTCCTTGACCCTCAAGGTGCGGCGAACCTGCTTGCCGCGCGGCAGTTGGTGCACGAAGCAGAAGATGCAGTTGTTCTTGCAGATCCGGGTCTGGATGGGCTCGAGCTCGAGACCCAGGTCTTCGTCCTCTTCCTTTTCAATCTCGATATCCCAAAGCTCTCCGGATTTCTTGGCCACCGAGAGAGTCAGTTCCCGATCGACCAATGAGCTCAAGTAGCGGAAGTCCAGGGCATCTTTCACTTCACGGCGGTCGATGGACAGCAGGCGGTCGCCCGGTTCGATGCCCACTTCCTGAGCGATGGAGCCTTCTTCCACCCTATCGACGGCGACTCCCGTAGTGGACCGGTTTTCGGGCATGGCGGATGGGCGGAGCGGATCCCGCGCGGGGCTCAGGCCGGAGCCGGCCCCTCGGAGACCATTCTCTTCCCCCTGTAGATATAGTGCAGTCCGGAGAAGACCGTAATGGCTCCCGTGACCGGGTAAAGCACCCAAAGCCACTGGGGAACGGTCTCCAGGTAGTTGAAAAGCAGCACCAGGGTCAGGGTTACGATCTGAATGAGCGTGGCGGCCTTTCCGTAAATGGAGGGAGGAAAGTTTCGATGACCGGTCATCAACAGAATGATGAGTGTGCTCACGATCAGAAAAACATCCCGGCTGAGGACCAGGATGGTAAGCCAGAGCGGTATCAGGTTGGGCAACTCCAGGTCCTTGATGGACAGGACGACGAAAGCGGTGGTCAGCAGCAGCTTGTCGGCGATGGGATCCAGCAGGGCTCCCAGGGAAGTCTTCTGCTGCAGCCACCGGGCCATCAGGCCGTCCAGGCCATCCGTAACCCCCGCCAGCAGGAAGACGAAGAAGGCCCAGCCGAGCT
The DNA window shown above is from Acidobacteriota bacterium and carries:
- a CDS encoding site-2 protease family protein; the protein is MKWSWKIGEYAGIGVYIHATFLLIIGYFAIVHWKAGGPGAALSGVLFILALFVCIVLHEFGHALTARRYGIATRDITLLPIGGVARLERMPEDPWQELWVALAGPAVNIVISLALAAVLTVTDQWGALDRIAFDQLTFGSFLPILMAVNLILAGFNMLPAFPMDGGRVLRALLAMRMDYLRATQIASGLGQGMAFLFGFIGLYSWNPFLLFVALFVWMGAQQEASLVGMRSAMGGIPVSHSMVTKFRTLSPYDSLGQAVDEILAGSQQDFPVVESDRVVGVLTRSDLLVALAKQGLSTPVSSVMRRDFQMVEATEMLELAFARLQKCKCRTMPVIRNGRLSGLLTMENVGEFLSIHSALNQAKRGLKHSVFES
- a CDS encoding DUF512 domain-containing protein; the encoded protein is MPENRSTTGVAVDRVEEGSIAQEVGIEPGDRLLSIDRREVKDALDFRYLSSLVDRELTLSVAKKSGELWDIEIEKEEDEDLGLELEPIQTRICKNNCIFCFVHQLPRGKQVRRTLRVKDEDFRLSFLFGHYLTLTNLSEKDFQRIFEQRLSPLYVSVHATEPGLRQYLLQNRKPDDLLGNMRRLIQGGIRLHTQIVLMPGINDGAHLERSIADLLEFYPQVMTLSIVPVGLTDHRQGLPRLTPVDADYARKTIAHVSAIQERIRESHGTPFCFLGDEFFIMASQAIPPRSHYGDFPLVENGVGMVRTFLDEFHREMENRWEPPTASIRGTVATGRIFHPILKNCIERMNAALGTDLRCELVENRYFGGGITVAGLLTGSDIFACLNGRVHGDFVVIPSESMTGEDGLFLDDWVRADLEERLGVPVRGGGFHLNEFFEAILQGAETGMEANPVRAGR
- a CDS encoding CDP-alcohol phosphatidyltransferase family protein encodes the protein MTSQLLTPANQITILRMAFIPVFVNLLLYNQLGWAFFVFLLAGVTDGLDGLMARWLQQKTSLGALLDPIADKLLLTTAFVVLSIKDLELPNLIPLWLTILVLSRDVFLIVSTLIILLMTGHRNFPPSIYGKAATLIQIVTLTLVLLFNYLETVPQWLWVLYPVTGAITVFSGLHYIYRGKRMVSEGPAPA